A single Verrucomicrobiia bacterium DNA region contains:
- a CDS encoding sugar phosphate nucleotidyltransferase produces MKKSADKQDRFVIIMAGGRGERFWPVSREHSPKQLLKLLGDRSFLQEAVERVLPLVPLRNIFVITNAAQVAAVRKQLPKLPKDNIVGEPLGRDTCAAVTLGAALVGARTTTGILAVLPADHVVPETKKFQQVLNDAFTVAAQGQVMVTIGIKPTEPATGYGYIRIGNPLPTPSGSKKTKTTFYKAEQFVEKPNFDRALEYANSGQYRWNAGMFVWSFITITNGLEQHQPEMFAACQRWFKVAAQPAKLAKALARDYPEIKKISIDFALMEHAQNVICADGAFAWDDLGAWPALARHLKADAEGNTAVADFIHVDAARNIIYDARTKERRTPIAVVGLRDAILVQTDDAVLLAHKAQAQKIKELVKKIGADKRLKRLV; encoded by the coding sequence ATGAAAAAGTCAGCCGATAAACAGGATCGTTTCGTCATCATTATGGCGGGGGGGCGGGGTGAGCGGTTCTGGCCCGTGAGCCGCGAACATTCGCCAAAGCAACTGCTCAAGCTGCTGGGAGACCGGTCCTTTCTCCAGGAAGCGGTGGAACGCGTGCTGCCCTTGGTGCCGCTGCGAAACATCTTCGTCATTACGAATGCCGCGCAGGTTGCGGCGGTGCGCAAACAACTCCCGAAGCTGCCCAAGGACAACATTGTTGGCGAGCCGTTGGGACGAGACACCTGTGCGGCGGTTACATTGGGGGCGGCCTTGGTTGGCGCCCGAACCACCACGGGGATTCTGGCGGTCCTGCCCGCGGATCATGTGGTGCCCGAGACAAAAAAGTTTCAGCAGGTGTTGAATGACGCCTTCACCGTCGCGGCGCAAGGGCAGGTCATGGTGACGATTGGCATCAAGCCCACCGAACCCGCCACCGGGTATGGTTACATCCGGATTGGGAATCCGTTGCCGACTCCGAGCGGCAGCAAAAAAACCAAGACTACGTTCTACAAGGCGGAACAGTTTGTGGAGAAACCCAATTTTGATCGCGCGTTGGAATACGCAAACAGCGGACAGTACCGCTGGAACGCGGGAATGTTTGTCTGGAGTTTCATCACGATCACGAATGGTTTGGAGCAGCATCAACCGGAAATGTTCGCCGCCTGTCAACGTTGGTTCAAAGTGGCGGCCCAACCGGCCAAGCTGGCGAAAGCGCTGGCGCGCGATTATCCCGAGATCAAAAAAATCTCGATTGATTTCGCACTGATGGAACACGCGCAAAATGTCATCTGTGCGGATGGCGCGTTCGCGTGGGATGATCTCGGCGCGTGGCCGGCCCTGGCTCGTCATCTCAAAGCCGATGCGGAAGGAAACACCGCCGTGGCCGATTTCATCCATGTGGATGCGGCGCGAAATATCATTTACGACGCGCGCACCAAGGAGCGGCGCACGCCGATTGCGGTCGTGGGCTTACGCGACGCGATTCTCGTGCAGACGGATGATGCGGTGTTGCTGGCGCACAAAGCGCAGGCTCAGAAGATCAAGGAATTGGTCAAGAAAATCGGCGCCGATAAGCGGTTGAAACGGCTGGTGTGA
- a CDS encoding PEP-CTERM sorting domain-containing protein encodes MKQRIFLSIGVSLSLLLNARADLSYTFDEDAQGFQNFSWSATGPAGWSGGAALQATPSSGGWTLGGSFNYLKEFSWPDQVEMQSLAASGQGRLSFDLILDGSSFTPGVANWYNVNIAGNSAGANGWTQFEKLSGDAWHNADDNALYSTHVDVSFAELGWADPEDATGWFQLYFGANSADDFPIQFYIDNVTAYAVPEPSALALGFAGVMALAGWRRRQA; translated from the coding sequence ATGAAGCAACGAATTTTTCTTTCAATCGGAGTCAGCCTGTCATTGCTGCTGAACGCGCGCGCGGATTTGAGCTACACTTTCGATGAGGACGCCCAAGGCTTTCAAAATTTCAGTTGGTCCGCCACCGGGCCGGCGGGCTGGTCGGGCGGTGCGGCCTTGCAAGCCACCCCGTCGTCGGGAGGCTGGACGTTGGGTGGAAGTTTTAATTATCTCAAGGAGTTTAGCTGGCCCGACCAAGTCGAGATGCAGAGTCTGGCGGCGAGTGGTCAGGGACGGCTCAGCTTTGATTTGATTTTGGATGGCAGCAGTTTCACTCCGGGGGTTGCGAATTGGTATAACGTCAACATCGCGGGCAACAGCGCCGGAGCGAATGGCTGGACACAATTCGAGAAACTTTCGGGCGATGCCTGGCATAACGCCGACGATAACGCGCTGTATAGCACTCATGTGGATGTTTCCTTTGCGGAGTTGGGGTGGGCGGATCCAGAAGACGCCACCGGCTGGTTTCAACTTTATTTCGGGGCCAATTCGGCCGATGATTTTCCCATCCAATTTTACATTGATAACGTGACGGCTTACGCGGTACCGGAACCGTCCGCGTTGGCCTTGGGGTTTGCGGGAGTGATGGCGCTGGCCGGATGGCGACGTCGCCAAGCTTGA